ggccatgtatcttttaAAAGTTCCTTGtctgcaaaaaaacaaaacaaaacaaaaaaaaaacgctcCTTCAAGACTAACCGACTAACCTCAGAGCTCACAAGataaccgttctgtatagaagaactgcgattaaaataccTTTGCCTTTTACGACACAATATCAAGCTTTAATCAAGAACTGCATTATaataaaagcgaatatatggatagattttcaggatggatgaattctgactacaaactgcggcataccatCCTGTATGTGTGAACAAGGGGGGAATCTAACCCTGGAGCTGTCAGTAGAAAGGGCTGAGATGCCTATACGTGCGAATAAGGGGGAGAATCGAACCTTGGAGCTATCAATGGTGAGGCCTAAATTGCCCAGGATCAATTTGCGATTTCCGCGTTTATGTGAGATAGAAACGAGGCCATTTGTATCTGCTTGAAGCAGAGTTGTGTGAGATTATGAGACAGCTGTTGAATTTGCGTAATAGCAGAAATGGAGCTGCTAGCGGGAAGGCAGtgtttttgtgtagaagaaagacGAGGTCTTAGAAACGACAGTATTGATTCCCGAGAGCAAGTATATCAGCTGACTGGCCACCCCCCTCCTTCTAGTGAGAGTCCTAAGGTTAGACCGTATGTTCCCGTAAGCCACTGTTTTCTTTTGCTAAATAGAATGACATTTCCCAGCTCACAGGTGATTCCCCGGCTACGTGGAGAGTGAGAGAGAACGATTTGTTGTGTCTCTGGGGTAGACACGAGCCAGCACCCACGTTATTTGGATGTATACTTCCAATAAGCTCTCGCTGTGTTTAAATTCATGTTTTATTACAGATTTCTTCATGTGTTGTTTGTTCTTTTTTCTGTGTGTGATTTTATTTTTTCGTGTAAATATGTGTGTCATTTTCGATCTGCGTTGATTAAGTGTTTGGTTCATAGCTCGAAGGCTATTTCAAGGGATGACGGCTTCTGTTCCATCCAATTTGCGTATGGGACGGTTCCATAGTAAATTCAGTGATATTTTGGAGGAAGATAGGGATGGTCCTGAACAAGTTTGTGAATTATTTTTGTATCCGATGTTATCGGAATGTATGTTTGTAAATATGTTGGATCAAATGCTAGTGTTATTGCTTTTACCGTGGCAGTTTAAGAACGATTTAATTATCGCAATCCTTCGAGGCATGGACGTAGAAACGAAGGCTTGAGTCGATTCACCATCCGAATGTAGGGTTCCCCCAAGTTTCAAATGTAttgtgtttgtattttatttccGGGTCGTTACCCGTTTGACTTTGTTGTCTTTCATTTGTTTAATTGAACTTTGTTCATGTGTGCGGCACATTCTATTGACTTTCATGACCATTTTTGGTCGAAGTGTACGATTTTATTttccatttgtgatttttgtagagTGAATTAAATCTAAGTCTTAGTTAATAAATCTATTTTAGCCCTATATCCGTTTCTTATTCACGTATAATATAGTCGTTATCCTGTCCATATCCTTGTTAGGATTTCTATCTATTTTAGAGATAATTTTACGTCGCCTATGTTTTTCATTCGGAACGTATCACGCGCTCTACCACACCCCTGAGTCTCGTCGGATTTTGAGGACAGGAACGGTGCAATACATCATTTTAAAGGGTAGACTTCAgtgattcataaaatataaaaacataaaatatgATGATTTTGACAATTTTAACGTGCCGTATGCCATTAAAAGATTTTTGAAGCCGCGTGATGTATTTCTTGGATCGGAGTGCCAAGTGGTCCACTTTTTGTAAAGCAGAACTGGCGTTGTGGGATGAACCAAACGCAGATTTATGGCGGACATAGGAAACCATGAAGGCGTTGGCTGCTTAAGACATTATGTGTGCGTCTTCCTTGAAAATGGGTAAAGTATTCATATATGTCTGTACTTTTCTCATATAATTTCCTGGAACTGTAAAGGAGTTTAATCTTTGAACCCTTTATTTTTCATAAATGTAAACAAAAAATGCTAGGAGACATTTTTCAGTTATTTTATGCTGATTTGGTGAAAGTTTCATACATTCTTGGTCATCGTAGTGATCCGTTGTGATAGATCGCGTGCACCCAAAATATAAAAGTTTAGACGAACAAAACATTGGGAAATACAGGTATGATGTTTCTTCTTAGTGCGTCCATTCCAGCTGTACTTTTATCTCACAATAAACTTTATTCGAAATGCTTCAGACAAGCCTGTCTTAACTTTATTAGCTTCAGACTTTGCACGAACGAGTGTGTATAGTACAGTATGTTGTTCATAATTTGCTGTACATAAATTTTTTAATGGTTGAAaactttcaaaaatattttgaGTGAATGCAAAGAAAAGAATCAAAATCAGATGCCACCTATTAACAAATATATTTTGAAAGATATAAGCTTTTCATTAAAACCAAATAAAATACTACAAAGAACCCATTTTACTTGACTAATCTTAAAAACCAAGTTTCAAATCATAAAACAAACACACAATGGCCATAGGAGCATTTTGAAAGGAGACCACTTTCTTTTTTAAGAAAGAGCCTCAAATTTCGAAAAATaattgcaaagtttggcctgggaagacttgggggaaaggagacgagctcttcgactaagtggtatgttccgagctgtcagtgaagactTGACGTGGAatgacgaatacgtttgagtggagtttttaaaagtaagaaagatcataacatgaagataaagttggaattcaagaggacaaatttggggcaaatattcatttataggaataggagatagggattgaaataatttactaaggaagatgttcaatgaatttccaaattatttgcaattatttaagaaaagtctaggtgaaAAACAGATGGGAAATATGCctcttgggcgactgccctaaatgcatatcagtggtggcTGGTGATAATTGTTCAATTTAAACAAAATTTTTGAGTTTTCGTAATGTATTAACTGTCTCACCAAATTTGGCGTATAATCGCTATCATTAACGAAGACAGGAAATTCAGTAGTTTTCTCCTTTATTGTTTTAAGGGCCAAATATTAAGTTTTTTGGTATGACGTCATTTTCCTAATCCTGGTGGATAAAAAACATGGGTTTTTTTTGTAAAATGCTGTACCCACTCCTTTGTATGACCAACATCTGAATACATATTTTTCTCGTAATTCGTTACTTCTTTCATATTTACAATTCTAAactctaacaataataataatgttatttgttttacgtcccactaactactttttaaggtcttcggagacgccgaggtgccggaatttagtcccgcaggagttcttttacgtgccagtaaatctaccgacacgaggctgtcgtatttgagcaccttcaaataccaccggactgagccaggatcgaacctgccaagttggggttagaaggccagcgccttaaccgtctgagccactcagcccggcaaactctAACAATCGTTCGCCAATTCTTTCTGTGAAAGCTGGCATTTCTTCAGAAATACTCCTTTTAACTACAGCCTCTATTTCGACTCTGATAGACATGTAAGTGGTTttcattaaaaacaaacaaaatacaacaaagaactcaTTTTATTTTGCTAACTTTAACAACCAAGTCTCAAATCATAGAACAAACAAATGGCGCCGGGAGCATTTTGAAAAAAagaccaaatttatttatttatttatttatttatttatttatttatttatttatttatttatttatttatttatttatttatttatttatttatttatttatttattggaaagAAAGAGCAATGATTTCGAAAATAACCGCTCAATGTAAACCAAATTTTGAGCTTTTCGTAAAGTATTAACTGTCTCAGTTGTTTCAGGCCAGTACGCCTCGTcccgttccccccccccccccccccccgccttttgTGTGTTTTAAATGACAAAGAACTAGGTTATTTGGTATGAAATTTACTAAACCTGGTAGATAAAAAACATGTCTTTTTCTAATATATAGTACCCACATTTCTTGTATAACTTACATCTAATTACATATTTTTCTCGTAATCTGTTACTTCTTCCATGTTAACAATTCTAAACTCTAACAATCGTTCGCCAACTCTTTCTCTGAAAGCTGGTAATTCCTCAGAAATGCTCCTTTTAACCATAGCCTCTATTTCGACTCTGATAAGCATGTAAGTGTGGAAGTCGAGACAGTTCCATTGTATAACAGGTCCGAGTCCTTCCGTATCTTCAATTTGGGGAAGTAGCACTCTCATGTTCTCCCTGATCACTTCCAGGTCAACGCCATAGTAATTGGTGTTCATTTTCCAAAACAAATCGAAGACAGATGAAGGTAGGGCATATCGATCGTAATCGAGATCCATGACGAAACACCTCTGCCGATACGGATCGATTATTGCAGTTTTGTTGTAATTGAAGTCGTGCACGAATCGTATCAGCTCGCTGTCTGTGAACTGAGGGATTGGAACCACGTCAACATCCACTTCGGCAATCTCGGGGTCAGGGTCTGCGGAGAATTCATTGACGTAGTTCGTTTCCACTATCTCTTGTCCATTGACCTTTAGGACTTCGTTCTCCTCTGGCGCGTTGGTGGCTGCGGCTCCCCATCTCCGGATCAGCACTGGGTCCGCCACGGCACTCTGGTGGTAGAGACCACAACTTAGTACACGCTCAGAACTTACTTAAGGGGATTCACATAATAGCGACAGTATTTTGTTAAAGTGGAAGCTATTTCCTTCCAGTTTCTACTTCGTTAATCTCTAAATGTTAGTTCTTCACTCTGTTCGAACTAATTTATAATTAAATAACATGTAGAAAAATacctaaaaattattattaataccactcaaTCCAATACACTAGGATTActagcattacttgattcaagaactggaaaaaatccaaagaaaaacagctcgattccgacaaaagagtagcgttacaaaaatattgcaaagtttaggctgggaagaattgaaaggagacgagctgctcgactaagtggtatgttccgaactgtcagtggagagatggcatggaatgacattagtagacgaataagtttgagtggtgtctttaaaagtaggaaagatcacaatctatatatataaaataagagttttgtctgtacattgttcagaatttgaaaataatggtatttctgtatcgttcatgtccatagcaacaagaaaatgcactttttacttttccgtaatgtctgtctgtctgtctgtctgtctgtctgtctgtctgtctgtctgtctgtctgtctgtctgtctgtctgtctgtctgtctgtctgtatgcacacgcatcacgagaaaacggtggaagataatttaatgaaaatcggtatgtgaagtcaggggatgagcctctacaatctaggctgtaaatcattttactcacgctgagtgaaatggtagtttaggggaaggcctaaaattgaattctcaactatatttatgttattagtggtctaatgaaaatcggtatgtgaagtcaggggatgagcctctacaatctaggctataaatcattttactcatgctgagtgaaatggtagtttaggggaaggcctaaaattgaattctcaactatttgttattagtggtcgtattttaaagaaaatggggatgcaaagttggggaataagttgctataatctaggctatcaataattgtattcacgctgagaaaaatggtagtttaggggaaggcctaaaatataattttcaaatattgttgttattagtagtcctatcttgatgaaaatcggtatgcaaagtcaggaaataagtcgctatagtctaggctgtaaattattttattcacgctgagtgaaatggtagtttaggggaatgcctaaaatgtaattctcaaatatttcttattaagaGGTGTAAtcaatgaatgctacataactagggttatatagtattaaatttcctattattcatgtcttatacattgttaccgtactggctatgatcacaaagatattcatgattttggatttttgttactaagtccatatcagcgccgagtaaccagaaatggatacacagtatttaatgaaaatcggtatgtaaagtcggagaataagaaaattCAGTTTATGGtatataatattttacaaatcacagagtcgaaagaaaactaaatgtgaaagctacaatatagaaagctcataacattgatcaacaataacattacattgaccattgtttgtcgtgatgtgctttgtgtcatctgttgcccttcatctccggtagataggattactgctgcgtacagagtatttttatttgatttacgtcgcaccgacatagataggttttatggcgacgatgggataggaaagggctaggagtgccttaggccttaattaaggtacaggcccagcatttgactggtgtgaaagtgggaaaccacggagcgctgccgacaatggggttagaatccactatctctcggatgcaagcttacagctgcgcaccgctaaccacacggtcaactcgcccagtcaatgacctatgttgatttcaggttaagaaaaccacaaagtcagtctttctgagaatcccgtagcgaagcacgggtacatcagctagtatgaaaataaagctggaattcaagaggacaaattgaggcaaatattcatttgtaggaaggggagttaggaattggaataacttacgaagggagatgttcaataaatttccaatttctttgcgatcatttaagaaaagtctaggaaaacaacagatagggaatctgccacctgggcgactgccctaaatgcagatcagtagtgactgactgagtgaac
This DNA window, taken from Anabrus simplex isolate iqAnaSimp1 chromosome X, ASM4041472v1, whole genome shotgun sequence, encodes the following:
- the LOC136886050 gene encoding integral membrane protein 2B isoform X1 → MAFKNLVFLVAVAIFLQSAVADPVLIRRWGAAATNAPEENEVLKVNGQEIVETNYVNEFSADPDPEIAEVDVDVVPIPQFTDSELIRFVHDFNYNKTAIIDPYRQRCFVMDLDYDRYALPSSVFDLFWKMNTNYYGVDLEVIRENMRVLLPQIEDTEGLGPVIQWNCLDFHTYMLIRVEIEAMVKRSISEELPAFRERVGERLLEFRIVNMEEVTDYEKNM